A section of the Streptomyces sp. V3I8 genome encodes:
- a CDS encoding NAD(P)-binding protein translates to MVVCGDDALAHRLAAELRGVYGERVTLVVPSAERTARPPVVGRARASTLLDRVSAAMTRATGNGNGNSTTSSQTQTQAQAQTSSSPLPADGASGRGVRPSEEPRPARVVEAAVLTEAVLADAGVEHAAALALVHDDDETNIRAALMARRLNPRLRLVLRLYNRRLGQHIEALLDQASALAMAGTGESADAPAPGLVDASTTVLSDADTAAPALAATAVAGTSKVVQTDGLMLRAVERQPPGPGEVADPGLCTLALLSATTNDPAGADGSESSGEHGPRLLPDEASVAAATGRGTIVLENVSYSGPPQPARRGVLPGGLSIGLPLGRLFSRRLRWSFAGLVACVVALAVASMLVTGAHPLHATYLTLLDLFAINDPALDDPLGRQILQLLSGLVGLLLLPVLLAAVLEGLGTFRSGSGLRKPPRGLSGHVVLLGVGKIGTRVLARLRELHIPVVCVEADPEARGLALARRLRVPVVLGDVTQEGVLEAAKIHRAHALLALTSADTTNLEAALYARSVRPDLRVVLRLYDDDFATAVYRTLRATHPHALTRSRSVSHLAAPAFAGAMMGRQILGAIPVERRVLLFAALDVAGHPQLEGRTVAEAFRAGAWRVLALDTAVPADRRLVRDLPPAYVLGPGDRVVIAATRRGLAELLGRRRSPGRDGAPDH, encoded by the coding sequence ATGGTGGTGTGCGGGGACGACGCCCTCGCGCACCGGCTGGCGGCCGAGTTGCGTGGTGTCTACGGGGAACGGGTGACTCTGGTCGTGCCGTCCGCCGAGCGGACCGCGCGGCCACCGGTCGTCGGACGGGCGCGCGCGTCGACGCTGCTCGACCGCGTGTCGGCCGCCATGACCCGGGCCACCGGCAACGGCAACGGCAACAGCACCACGTCGTCACAGACACAGACACAGGCACAGGCACAGACGTCGTCCTCGCCGCTTCCGGCGGACGGCGCGTCCGGTCGCGGTGTCCGTCCGTCCGAAGAGCCGCGCCCGGCACGGGTGGTGGAGGCCGCAGTACTTACCGAGGCCGTTCTCGCCGATGCCGGGGTCGAGCACGCCGCCGCGCTGGCACTCGTCCATGACGACGACGAGACCAACATCCGCGCCGCCCTCATGGCACGCCGGCTCAACCCGCGCCTGCGTCTGGTCCTGCGCCTCTACAACCGGCGTCTGGGCCAGCACATCGAGGCCCTGCTCGACCAGGCGTCCGCCCTGGCCATGGCGGGAACCGGGGAGTCCGCGGACGCGCCCGCGCCCGGCCTCGTCGACGCCTCCACGACCGTGCTCTCCGACGCGGACACCGCCGCGCCCGCGCTGGCCGCCACCGCGGTCGCCGGGACCAGCAAGGTCGTACAGACCGACGGGCTGATGCTGCGGGCCGTGGAACGGCAGCCGCCGGGCCCCGGAGAGGTCGCCGACCCCGGTCTGTGCACCCTGGCACTGCTCTCGGCCACCACCAACGACCCGGCCGGGGCCGACGGTTCGGAGAGCAGCGGCGAGCACGGGCCGCGGCTGCTGCCCGACGAGGCGTCCGTGGCCGCCGCGACCGGCCGCGGCACCATCGTCCTGGAGAACGTGTCGTACTCCGGTCCCCCGCAGCCCGCGCGACGCGGTGTCCTGCCGGGCGGACTGTCCATCGGGCTGCCCCTCGGCAGGCTGTTCTCCCGGCGGCTGCGCTGGTCCTTCGCCGGGCTGGTGGCCTGTGTCGTCGCGCTCGCGGTCGCGTCCATGCTGGTCACCGGCGCGCATCCGCTGCACGCCACCTACCTGACCCTCCTCGACCTCTTCGCGATCAACGACCCCGCGCTCGACGATCCCCTCGGCCGCCAGATCCTCCAGCTCCTCTCCGGTCTCGTGGGGTTGCTGCTGCTGCCCGTCCTGCTGGCCGCCGTCCTCGAAGGCCTCGGTACGTTCCGCAGCGGGTCGGGGCTGCGGAAGCCGCCCCGGGGGCTCTCCGGGCACGTCGTCCTCCTCGGGGTCGGCAAGATCGGCACCCGTGTGCTGGCACGTCTGCGCGAACTCCACATCCCCGTGGTGTGCGTGGAGGCCGACCCCGAGGCGCGCGGGCTCGCGCTGGCACGCCGGCTGCGGGTGCCCGTCGTCCTGGGCGACGTCACCCAGGAAGGCGTCCTGGAAGCCGCCAAGATCCACCGGGCGCACGCGCTGCTCGCCCTGACCAGCGCCGACACCACCAACCTCGAAGCGGCCCTGTACGCCCGGTCGGTACGCCCCGACCTGCGCGTCGTCCTGCGCCTGTACGACGACGACTTCGCCACCGCCGTCTACCGCACCCTGCGCGCCACGCACCCGCACGCGCTCACCCGCAGCCGCAGCGTCTCCCACCTGGCCGCGCCCGCCTTCGCCGGAGCGATGATGGGCCGCCAGATCCTCGGCGCGATCCCGGTGGAGCGGCGGGTGCTGCTCTTCGCCGCCCTGGACGTCGCGGGGCATCCGCAGCTGGAGGGCCGCACCGTCGCCGAGGCGTTCCGCGCGGGGGCCTGGCGGGTGCTGGCCCTGGACACGGCGGTTCCGGCCGACCGCCGCCTGGTCCGGGACCTGCCGCCCGCCTACGTGCTCGGGCCGGGGGACCGCGTCGTCATCGCCGCCACCCGGCGTGGCCTCGCCGAGTTGCTGGGCCGGCGCCGAAGCCCCGGTCGCGATGGCGCGCCGGACCACTGA
- a CDS encoding toxin-antitoxin system, toxin component, PIN family protein, producing the protein MQSSGASCRLSSSSTGTSADASPRGCGPAGGTVHRIGDVFPDDGQSVPDEEWITHGLDRSWVPLSKDGRIKTRDLEIRPVLEREAVLFYLDNQQLRSIEMVERLVAHRDAIHRAVKNGGPAAYAVRHDRIERTWP; encoded by the coding sequence GTGCAGAGCAGTGGTGCGTCTTGCCGCCTGAGTTCTTCCTCGACCGGAACCTCGGCCGACGCGTCGCCGAGGGGCTGCGGGCCGGCGGGTGGGACAGTTCACCGCATCGGAGATGTCTTTCCCGACGACGGGCAGAGCGTTCCGGACGAAGAATGGATCACTCATGGTCTCGACCGGTCCTGGGTCCCGCTCTCGAAGGACGGTCGGATCAAGACCCGGGACCTGGAGATTCGGCCTGTCCTGGAACGCGAGGCCGTGCTGTTCTATCTCGACAACCAGCAGCTGCGCAGCATCGAGATGGTCGAACGCCTCGTCGCGCATCGTGACGCGATCCACCGGGCCGTCAAGAACGGCGGTCCGGCCGCTTATGCGGTACGTCATGACCGCATCGAGCGTACGTGGCCCTGA
- a CDS encoding type II toxin-antitoxin system VapB family antitoxin: MSRTVIDLDDDALEAAAKELGTSTKRDTINTALREIVARNRRLRALHELQDLADEGALDVEFLLDKRNYRGGSAR; this comes from the coding sequence ATGAGCAGAACCGTCATCGATCTCGACGACGACGCGCTGGAGGCCGCAGCGAAGGAGCTGGGCACTTCCACGAAGCGGGACACCATCAATACAGCCCTGCGCGAGATCGTGGCACGCAACCGTCGCTTGCGTGCCCTGCATGAGTTGCAGGATCTCGCGGATGAAGGCGCCCTCGACGTGGAATTCCTCCTGGACAAGCGCAACTACCGGGGTGGTTCCGCCCGGTGA
- a CDS encoding DUF433 domain-containing protein: MVDRFADGLLTPTETSSYLGIPRSTLNSWLKGRAAGAPLVHQVEPVRRGQPSVPFIAVAEAHALRSLRALGLRMSEIKEAAAAVRDAFDTPYGLVSKRIATDGVDIFVEHGFGDLRRARDGQAPIQEVVSDYLRYLTWEQDDDFPSSLRLRQYPDSVPVVIDPRFGHGLPVVAANRVSVSAITDLWEAGETVEDIAYDFDMTPEQVDALCRAVVRLAA, translated from the coding sequence ATGGTCGACCGGTTCGCGGACGGGCTGCTGACGCCCACGGAGACATCCTCCTACCTCGGGATTCCACGCTCGACCCTCAATTCGTGGTTGAAGGGCCGAGCAGCCGGAGCGCCCCTGGTCCATCAGGTGGAGCCGGTACGGAGGGGCCAGCCCTCGGTTCCCTTCATCGCTGTGGCCGAGGCCCACGCACTCCGCTCCCTGCGTGCCCTGGGGCTACGGATGAGCGAGATCAAAGAGGCCGCAGCCGCCGTAAGGGACGCCTTCGACACCCCCTACGGCCTCGTGTCGAAGCGGATCGCCACGGACGGTGTGGACATCTTCGTCGAGCACGGCTTCGGTGATCTCCGCAGGGCCCGGGACGGTCAGGCACCCATCCAGGAAGTGGTCTCCGACTATCTCCGCTATCTGACCTGGGAGCAGGACGACGACTTCCCTTCCAGTCTGCGGCTGAGGCAGTACCCAGACTCCGTCCCTGTCGTGATCGACCCGCGATTCGGTCACGGCCTTCCCGTCGTCGCCGCCAATCGCGTCTCGGTCAGTGCCATCACCGACCTGTGGGAGGCCGGGGAGACCGTCGAGGACATCGCGTACGACTTCGACATGACGCCTGAGCAGGTTGATGCCCTGTGCAGAGCAGTGGTGCGTCTTGCCGCCTGA
- a CDS encoding ATP-binding protein produces the protein MLTGTTTTEDDHPRRNAERAGQEWTTPEGGSSEPHLCVRQFTSSLRGVRLARRLAVWCMEEWGHPQRSDVSCTVALIVNELAANAVQHGSVPGHGFGLRLGLRLGLDGTVDLIRIEVADAATGKRPPSAPLPASPDAESGRGLLLVDVLSTRWGSSPRHPLGKTVWAEVTTIRDALS, from the coding sequence ATGCTGACAGGAACCACCACCACCGAGGACGACCACCCGCGAAGGAACGCGGAGCGCGCCGGGCAAGAGTGGACGACACCCGAAGGCGGCTCATCGGAACCGCACCTGTGCGTCCGGCAGTTCACGTCATCGCTACGAGGCGTGCGCCTGGCCCGGCGCCTGGCTGTGTGGTGCATGGAGGAGTGGGGACATCCGCAGCGGTCGGACGTGTCGTGCACAGTGGCTCTCATCGTCAACGAACTCGCAGCGAACGCCGTGCAGCACGGCAGCGTCCCAGGCCATGGTTTCGGCCTGCGACTCGGCCTGCGACTCGGCCTCGACGGGACGGTGGACCTGATCCGCATCGAGGTCGCGGACGCAGCCACCGGCAAGCGACCCCCAAGCGCTCCGCTACCCGCCAGCCCGGACGCGGAGAGCGGCCGGGGGCTGCTGCTGGTGGACGTCCTGTCCACACGCTGGGGCTCAAGTCCCCGTCACCCGCTGGGTAAGACGGTCTGGGCGGAGGTGACGACGATCCGCGACGCCCTGTCGTAG
- a CDS encoding Pr6Pr family membrane protein, which yields MTAPIPAEIPDIPRIPGIAANAAAAAVPVVPAYAVVPRVRRPVVTVFRLLVALAAVAGVALDLLLGSPIRVLSYFTILSSLLVAAVFTVTARRAWTARHPLRASVTACTLLYAVGGSLVYHLLLADNPTTFSMTGTGGPLTGPLTGWHAATSLLLHTVIPVLVALDWFLLTLPGALRLHSAATWMILPLAYLAFTVTRGLLLPPGTQNRYPYPFLDVSEHGFVEVLGNITILGVACYGLAVLIIALDHVRPGSRRHRPPENRISSPATSGLK from the coding sequence ATGACCGCCCCCATACCTGCGGAGATCCCGGACATACCCAGGATCCCCGGCATAGCCGCCAACGCCGCCGCTGCCGCCGTCCCCGTCGTCCCGGCGTACGCGGTGGTCCCGCGCGTACGCCGCCCCGTGGTCACCGTCTTCCGCCTCCTGGTGGCCCTGGCGGCGGTCGCGGGCGTGGCGCTCGACCTGCTCCTGGGCAGCCCGATCCGCGTCCTGAGCTACTTCACGATCCTGAGCAGCCTCCTGGTGGCCGCGGTGTTCACGGTCACGGCCAGGAGGGCCTGGACCGCACGCCACCCGCTGCGGGCGTCCGTCACCGCCTGCACGCTGCTGTACGCGGTCGGCGGGAGCCTGGTCTACCACCTGCTCCTGGCCGACAACCCGACCACGTTCTCCATGACGGGCACCGGCGGTCCGCTCACCGGCCCGCTCACCGGCTGGCACGCGGCGACGAGCCTGCTGCTGCACACGGTGATCCCGGTCCTGGTGGCGCTGGACTGGTTCCTGCTGACCCTGCCGGGAGCGCTGCGCCTGCACAGCGCGGCCACATGGATGATCCTGCCGCTCGCGTACCTGGCCTTCACGGTGACCAGGGGACTGCTCCTGCCCCCGGGCACGCAGAACCGCTACCCGTACCCCTTCCTGGACGTCTCCGAGCACGGCTTCGTCGAGGTCCTGGGCAACATCACGATCCTGGGCGTCGCCTGCTACGGCCTGGCGGTCCTGATCATCGCCCTGGACCACGTCAGGCCCGGCTCACGCCGCCACCGGCCCCCCGAAAACCGGATTTCGTCTCCGGCCACCAGTGGGCTAAAGTAA
- a CDS encoding metallophosphoesterase: protein MRARYGVPLGIAAVGAAGLLYSAGFEARSFRLRRVTIPVLPPGMRPLRVLQVSDIHMVSGQRKKQRWLRSLAGLRPDFVINTGDNLSDPEGVPEVMDALGPLMEFPGAYVFGSNDYYGPTLRNPARYLYERTQGRHGLNGNAPATNVVHNPWEELRDGFDAAGWLNLTNARGSLKIDGHEIELTGLDDPHVKRDRYARVAGGPSDSADVSLGVVHAPYLRTLDAFTADGYPLILAGHTHGGQLCIPFYGALVTNCDLDTDRVKGLSTHTEAESGRTSYMHVSAGCGTSRYTPVRFACPPEATLLTLTGAAVSA from the coding sequence ATGCGCGCGCGATACGGAGTACCCCTGGGAATTGCGGCGGTTGGCGCCGCCGGTCTGCTCTACTCGGCGGGGTTCGAAGCCCGCTCGTTCCGTCTTCGACGGGTGACCATCCCGGTGCTGCCCCCCGGGATGCGCCCCCTGCGTGTGCTCCAGGTCTCCGACATCCACATGGTGAGCGGCCAGCGCAAGAAGCAGCGCTGGCTGCGTTCGCTGGCCGGGCTGCGCCCCGACTTCGTCATCAACACCGGGGACAACCTCTCCGACCCCGAGGGCGTACCGGAGGTCATGGACGCCCTCGGCCCGCTGATGGAGTTCCCGGGGGCGTACGTCTTCGGCTCGAACGACTACTACGGGCCCACACTCCGCAACCCGGCCCGCTACCTGTACGAGAGGACGCAGGGCCGGCACGGGCTGAACGGCAACGCGCCCGCCACGAACGTGGTCCACAACCCGTGGGAGGAACTGCGCGACGGGTTCGACGCCGCGGGCTGGCTGAACCTGACGAACGCCCGGGGCTCGCTGAAGATCGACGGCCACGAGATCGAGCTGACCGGGCTCGACGACCCGCACGTCAAGCGTGACCGGTACGCGCGCGTGGCCGGCGGTCCGTCCGACTCGGCCGACGTCTCGCTGGGCGTCGTGCACGCGCCGTACCTGCGCACGCTGGACGCGTTCACCGCGGACGGCTATCCCCTGATCCTGGCGGGCCACACGCACGGCGGCCAGCTGTGCATCCCCTTCTACGGCGCCCTGGTCACCAACTGCGACCTGGACACCGACCGGGTGAAGGGCCTGTCCACGCACACGGAGGCGGAGTCCGGGCGGACGTCCTACATGCACGTGTCGGCGGGCTGCGGGACGAGCAGGTACACCCCGGTACGGTTCGCGTGCCCGCCGGAGGCGACACTGCTGACGCTGACGGGGGCGGCGGTTTCCGCGTAG
- a CDS encoding helix-turn-helix transcriptional regulator → MAALFGTRVRRLRTAAGLTQAELGRRTHVVSTRITQIERASGARPTLELARALDAALAADGLLTDLWPYVYREAFPDWSRAFMEHSERAVSIAQYAAHVVPGLLQTEDYARAVLKLDALLSGEAQLEERVAARMSRQERLRTPSHPALWVVLDEAVLRRPVGGPAVMQAQLARLLAAAADPRITVQVLPFDQGEHEAMGGSLSVLTLPDGSEMAYTEGSDYGRLIEDPDNVSRYKVIYDRLRAAALPPIMSLDMIRSVLEGNHRGANVPSRSERRRLAQEQLQQSSGGRLRGGRGRIPRHRPRA, encoded by the coding sequence ATGGCAGCGCTGTTCGGCACCCGTGTACGCCGACTCCGTACCGCCGCCGGCCTGACCCAGGCCGAACTCGGTCGGAGAACGCATGTCGTGAGCACGCGCATCACCCAGATCGAGCGCGCCTCGGGGGCCAGGCCGACGCTGGAACTGGCACGGGCGCTCGATGCGGCACTGGCGGCCGACGGCCTGCTGACCGATCTCTGGCCGTACGTGTACCGGGAGGCGTTCCCGGACTGGTCACGGGCGTTCATGGAGCACTCCGAACGGGCGGTGAGCATCGCGCAGTACGCGGCCCACGTCGTCCCTGGTCTGTTGCAGACGGAGGATTACGCACGGGCCGTACTGAAACTGGACGCGCTCCTCAGCGGGGAAGCTCAGTTGGAAGAACGCGTCGCCGCCCGGATGAGTAGGCAGGAACGGCTCCGCACGCCGAGCCACCCCGCCCTGTGGGTCGTCCTGGATGAGGCGGTGCTACGACGTCCGGTCGGCGGCCCTGCAGTGATGCAGGCACAGTTGGCCAGGCTGCTGGCAGCCGCCGCCGATCCCCGCATCACCGTTCAAGTGCTGCCTTTCGACCAGGGTGAGCACGAAGCGATGGGGGGATCTCTGAGCGTTCTGACTCTTCCTGACGGCTCCGAGATGGCCTACACGGAAGGCTCGGATTACGGCCGTCTCATCGAGGATCCGGACAACGTCAGCCGCTACAAGGTGATTTACGATCGATTGCGGGCAGCGGCCCTGCCTCCGATCATGTCACTCGACATGATCCGGTCCGTGTTGGAGGGCAACCACCGTGGCGCGAACGTCCCGTCCAGATCTGAACGGCGCCGCCTGGCGCAAGAGCAGCTACAGCAATCAAGCGGGGGGCGACTGCGTGGAGGTCGCGGACGGATTCCGCGGCATCGTCCCCGTGCGTGA
- a CDS encoding DUF397 domain-containing protein: MEVADGFRGIVPVRDSKVPYGPALSFGAASWAVFIGELAAAQRRV, translated from the coding sequence GTGGAGGTCGCGGACGGATTCCGCGGCATCGTCCCCGTGCGTGACAGCAAGGTTCCGTACGGCCCCGCGCTGTCCTTCGGAGCCGCCTCCTGGGCAGTGTTCATAGGCGAGTTGGCGGCTGCGCAGCGCCGCGTCTGA
- a CDS encoding PIN domain nuclease, which translates to MSVADYLVDTSALARVLLRQTTEEWEQRMGGGLIALCDLTELEVLYSARSAKDREAIQGRLSQFAWCPMPDGIYRRARVVQRELTTKGEHRSAGAVDLLVAAAAEEAGLTLLHYDRDFETIARTTGQPVRTIDLK; encoded by the coding sequence GTGAGCGTTGCCGACTACCTCGTCGATACGTCGGCCCTGGCTCGCGTTCTGCTGCGTCAGACAACCGAAGAGTGGGAGCAGAGGATGGGCGGCGGTCTGATCGCCCTGTGCGACCTCACCGAACTGGAAGTCCTCTACTCCGCACGTTCTGCGAAAGACCGCGAAGCCATCCAGGGACGGCTGAGTCAGTTCGCCTGGTGCCCCATGCCCGACGGCATCTACCGTCGCGCCCGCGTCGTCCAGCGCGAGCTCACCACCAAGGGCGAGCACCGCAGCGCCGGAGCCGTCGACCTCCTCGTGGCCGCAGCCGCAGAAGAAGCAGGACTCACGCTGCTGCACTACGACCGCGATTTCGAAACCATCGCCCGCACCACCGGGCAGCCGGTCCGAACGATCGACCTCAAGTAG
- a CDS encoding SMP-30/gluconolactonase/LRE family protein yields the protein MIRNHVHPSRRALLGGAALTALATATTTTGTATANATTGTSPSATWPTEFPLPDGFLPEGIAIGGKPYAYMGSRANGALYRTDLRTGKGRILFPGGTGLVAVGLKLDDDGLLYVAGSTGVARTHDARTGEVLATHQLSEPTGHFINDVTLLGDRAWFTDSRAAALYAVPRGHGRDRSRGRSRGRSGAVRTLPLTGDWVQLPDVNNANGIVGTPDGRALIVVKSTPGELYKVNTRTGHATRITLIGATDVVNGDGLYRTGRTLYVVQNRLNLISVFHLDARSTTATLTGTITDPRFDVPTTAARHGNRLYLVNARFTSPQTPETTFTGVAVPI from the coding sequence ATGATCCGCAATCACGTCCACCCGTCCAGGCGCGCACTCCTGGGCGGCGCGGCCCTGACGGCGTTGGCGACGGCGACGACAACGACCGGCACGGCTACGGCGAACGCGACCACCGGGACTTCCCCGTCCGCCACTTGGCCGACGGAGTTCCCGCTCCCCGACGGCTTCCTCCCCGAGGGCATAGCCATCGGCGGCAAGCCGTACGCGTACATGGGCTCGCGGGCGAACGGCGCGCTCTACCGCACGGATCTGCGCACGGGGAAAGGCCGAATCCTCTTCCCGGGCGGCACGGGCCTGGTGGCGGTGGGCCTGAAACTCGACGACGACGGCCTGCTGTACGTGGCGGGCAGCACGGGTGTGGCCCGAACCCACGACGCCCGCACGGGCGAAGTACTGGCGACGCACCAACTGTCCGAACCGACCGGCCACTTCATCAACGACGTGACACTGCTGGGCGACCGGGCGTGGTTCACGGACTCACGAGCCGCCGCCCTGTACGCGGTCCCGCGCGGCCACGGCCGCGACCGCAGCCGAGGCCGTAGCCGCGGCCGCTCCGGAGCCGTACGGACGCTCCCCCTCACCGGCGACTGGGTCCAGCTCCCGGACGTCAACAACGCCAACGGCATCGTGGGCACCCCGGACGGCCGCGCCCTGATCGTCGTCAAGAGCACCCCGGGCGAGCTCTACAAGGTGAACACCCGCACGGGCCACGCCACGAGGATCACGCTGATCGGTGCGACGGACGTGGTCAACGGCGACGGCCTCTACCGCACGGGCCGCACCCTGTACGTGGTCCAGAACCGCCTGAACCTGATCAGCGTGTTCCACCTGGACGCGAGGTCCACGACGGCGACCCTGACCGGCACGATCACGGACCCCCGCTTCGACGTCCCCACCACGGCGGCCCGCCACGGCAACCGCCTCTACCTGGTGAACGCCCGCTTCACGAGCCCCCAGACACCGGAGACGACGTTCACGGGGGTGGCGGTACCGATCTGA
- a CDS encoding permease: MTMLLLTGVVLQGPVRGALAAPVMQSWMTVFVAVVVQALPFLVLGVLLSAVIAVFVPPSFFARALPKRPALAVPVAGMAGAVLPGCECASVPVAGALVRRGVTPAAALAFLLSAPAINPIVLTATAVAFPGEPEMVLARFVASLLVACAMGWLWQRLGRTDWLRPPARPSSEGLGKGAAFWGSVRHDVMHAGGFLVVGAMAAATLKAVVPADWLGHAAGNPVVSVLVLAALAVLLSICSEADAFVAASLTQFSLTARLTFLVVGPMIDLKLFAMQTATFGRGFALRFAPATFTLAVLVSSLVGAVLL, from the coding sequence CTGACCATGCTGCTGCTCACAGGAGTGGTGCTCCAGGGGCCCGTCCGCGGAGCGCTGGCCGCGCCCGTGATGCAGAGCTGGATGACCGTGTTCGTCGCGGTCGTCGTGCAGGCGCTGCCCTTCCTCGTGCTCGGTGTGCTGCTGTCGGCGGTCATCGCGGTGTTCGTGCCGCCGTCGTTCTTCGCCCGGGCGCTGCCGAAGCGGCCCGCCCTCGCGGTACCGGTCGCCGGGATGGCGGGGGCGGTGCTGCCGGGCTGCGAGTGCGCGTCGGTTCCGGTGGCCGGGGCGCTGGTGCGCCGGGGTGTCACGCCCGCGGCGGCGCTGGCGTTCCTGCTGTCGGCGCCGGCGATCAACCCGATCGTGCTGACCGCGACCGCCGTCGCGTTCCCGGGCGAGCCGGAGATGGTCCTGGCCCGCTTCGTGGCGAGCCTGCTGGTGGCCTGTGCGATGGGCTGGCTCTGGCAACGGCTGGGCCGCACCGACTGGTTGCGCCCGCCGGCCCGTCCGTCCTCGGAAGGGCTCGGCAAGGGCGCGGCGTTCTGGGGCTCGGTCCGGCACGACGTGATGCACGCGGGCGGGTTCCTGGTCGTCGGCGCGATGGCCGCGGCCACGCTCAAGGCGGTGGTCCCGGCGGACTGGCTCGGCCACGCCGCCGGCAACCCGGTGGTGTCGGTCCTCGTCCTGGCGGCGCTGGCCGTACTCCTGTCCATCTGCTCCGAGGCGGACGCCTTCGTGGCCGCGTCCCTCACCCAGTTCTCGCTCACGGCCAGACTGACCTTCCTGGTCGTCGGCCCGATGATCGACCTGAAGCTCTTCGCGATGCAGACGGCCACGTTCGGCCGGGGATTCGCCCTGCGTTTCGCGCCCGCCACGTTCACGCTGGCGGTCCTGGTGTCGTCCCTGGTCGGGGCGGTGCTGCTGTGA
- a CDS encoding TIGR03943 family protein — MNRQAQAAVLFLTGGAILHTGLTDLYLRYVKAGLRPLLLAAGVVLIATAVATVWYERRSVRAEAHAHREPRVAWLLVLPLLALVMVAPPALGSYSAMRTGTALQKQPWGFADLPASDTGKGTGTGKGTEIVRLSLVDYAGRAAYDHGRSLGNRRIRTAGLVALGSDGTPYLVRMALSCCAADAQPVKIGLTGRTPPVLRPDTWLEVTGTYTARQTRDPVNDGIIPFLDITEAKPVKAPRDPYDESWNG; from the coding sequence GTGAACCGCCAGGCACAGGCAGCCGTGCTCTTCCTCACCGGCGGGGCGATCCTGCACACGGGCCTCACCGACCTCTACCTGCGGTACGTCAAGGCCGGGCTGCGGCCGTTGCTGCTGGCGGCAGGCGTGGTCCTGATCGCGACGGCGGTGGCGACGGTCTGGTACGAGCGCCGGAGCGTACGGGCCGAAGCCCATGCGCACAGAGAGCCCCGCGTCGCCTGGCTCCTGGTCCTCCCCCTCCTGGCCCTCGTCATGGTCGCGCCGCCGGCCCTGGGCTCGTACAGCGCGATGCGCACGGGCACGGCCCTGCAGAAGCAGCCGTGGGGCTTCGCGGACCTCCCCGCGAGTGACACCGGCAAGGGCACCGGCACCGGCAAAGGCACCGAAATCGTCCGCCTGAGCCTGGTCGACTACGCGGGCCGGGCGGCGTACGACCACGGCCGCTCACTCGGGAACCGCCGCATCAGGACCGCCGGTCTGGTGGCGCTGGGGAGCGACGGCACGCCGTACCTGGTCCGCATGGCGCTGAGCTGCTGCGCGGCGGACGCCCAGCCGGTGAAGATAGGCCTGACGGGCCGGACGCCTCCGGTGCTGCGCCCGGACACCTGGCTGGAGGTCACGGGCACGTACACCGCCAGACAGACCAGGGACCCGGTGAACGACGGCATCATCCCGTTCCTGGACATCACGGAGGCGAAACCGGTGAAGGCGCCCCGGGACCCGTACGACGAGAGCTGGAACGGCTGA